GAGACCTCGGGCCGCGAGCCGAGTGTGGCTGAAAGGGTCGCGAGCGAACCGTCTTCCATCTCGAGGGAAACGGCCGCACAATCCTCGGTCTGGATCGGATTGACGCGTGTCGTCGCGCGCGCGAAGACTCCCGCCACCGGTCCGATCACACTACAGAGAATATCGTGGCTGTGGATCGCGTGTGTCGTCATCACGCCACCCAGTTCGGTCTCCCACTTTCCACGCCAGTCCACTGCGTAGTATGCGTCTCCGCGCAACCATGCGGTTTCGATCGTGGACAGATAGGCGCGCCCGGTCAGGCCGCGTGCGATCAGATGTTGCAGCTTCCGCAAACCATTTCCGAAGCGGTACTGGAAGATCGGCATCAACCTGCCTCGCGCTGTGGCTTCGATGCGAATCAGTTCGTCACAGGCGGCCAGACTCGGTACGAGAGGCTTTTCGCAGACGACGTGCCGTCCGGACTGCAGGGCTGCCACCGACATTTCGAAGTGCAGATGGGGCGGCGAGCAGATGTCGACGATGTCGGGGGCTTCATCGCCCGCCAGGAGTGATTCATAGCTCGTCTCGACGCGTGGGATCTCCAGTTTCTCCGCGACGAGTCGCGCCTTGGCCTCGTCGATGTCGCACACCGCCACGACTTCGAAGAGATCGTCGATCTGCTTCCACGCCGCGAGGTGTTGAATCCCGACGCCCAGCCCGACGACGGCCACGCGCAGTCGTTCACTCACCTGG
The sequence above is a segment of the bacterium genome. Coding sequences within it:
- a CDS encoding Gfo/Idh/MocA family oxidoreductase; the encoded protein is MSERLRVAVVGLGVGIQHLAAWKQIDDLFEVVAVCDIDEAKARLVAEKLEIPRVETSYESLLAGDEAPDIVDICSPPHLHFEMSVAALQSGRHVVCEKPLVPSLAACDELIRIEATARGRLMPIFQYRFGNGLRKLQHLIARGLTGRAYLSTIETAWLRGDAYYAVDWRGKWETELGGVMTTHAIHSHDILCSVIGPVAGVFARATTRVNPIQTEDCAAVSLEMEDGSLATLSATLGSRPEVSRLRFSFENLTAESSHSPYHPSADPWLFTGADKSLQKEIDAAITELEPGRELYAGQFEHFHAALSSGKELPVTMTDARASLELLTAIYSSAQTGQPVALPIASDHPNFSGWLPH